Proteins from one Megalopta genalis isolate 19385.01 chromosome 1, iyMegGena1_principal, whole genome shotgun sequence genomic window:
- the LOC117222103 gene encoding uncharacterized protein LOC117222103: MKFLLYVAVSVFVLSVDCAVLRPAANELPEDFNPHFRKRDLTTEQFVEEVISQLEKRDVGKLFPVGGDIISHWVNLIEDLIGQYIPKFGKRDVGKLFPVGGDIISHWVNLIEDFIGQFVPKVGKRDIASLFPIGGGLVSEGVNRAEDLVGLVVPHFGKRDLESFMRQERDLVMDSVQTANDDLLKPVLQSVFGMVQRWLRFLLSPFT, encoded by the exons ATGAAGTTCCTGCTGTACGTGGCCGTCTCCGTATTCGTATTGTCCGTGGACTGTGCGGTGCTACGACCGGCTGCAAACG AGCTTCCAGAGGACTTCAATCCTCACTTCAGAAAGAGAGATCTTACAACGGAACAATTCGTGGAAGAAGTAATTTCCCAGCTTGAAAAGAGAGACGTTGGCAAGCTGTTCCCCGTAGGCGGCGATATCATTAGCCACTGGGTGAACCTTATCGAAGATCTCATAGGTCAATACATTCCCAAGTTTGGAAAGAGAGACGTTGGCAAACTGTTCCCAGTGGGCGGCGATATCATTAGCCACTGGGTGAACCTAATCGAAGACTTCATAGGTCAATTCGTTCCCAAGGTTGGAAAAAGAGACATCGCCTCACTGTTCCCCATAGGCGGCGGATTGGTCAGTGAAGGCGTGAACAGAGCAGAGGATCTCGTTGGTCTTGTAGTTCCTCATTTCGGAAAGAGGGATCTTGAATCTTTTATGAGGCAGGAGCGAGATCTTGTTATGGATTCAGTCCAGACGGCAAATGACGATCTCCTTAAACCAGTATTGCAAAGTGTCTTCGGCATGGTTCAACGATGGCTCAGATTTCTACTCTCGCCGTTTACGTAG